The segment AAACATTAAATTTATTCCTTTAGGAAAAAATAAAAATGATATTAAAGGTGCTCATCATGATTTATACGATGCATTAAGAATCGCAGACCAATTAAATGATATTGAACATATATTGATAAATGGTTATGAACGAACACATCAAACTGTTACATTAATGAATAGAATAGATAAAGCAAGCGGACATAGATTTAAAGGGGAAGATTAATTGTGAAAATAATATTTGTATGTACAGGTAATACTTGTAGAAG is part of the Dysgonomonas mossii genome and harbors:
- a CDS encoding Sua5 family C-terminal domain-containing protein, which gives rise to IDINKPIAPGMKYQHYAPSQPVTLIEGGITKPLDLNLLNSKKLAFIGPRSIEHLVPENIKFIPLGKNKNDIKGAHHDLYDALRIADQLNDIEHILINGYERTHQTVTLMNRIDKASGHRFKGED